A region of Anguilla anguilla isolate fAngAng1 chromosome 18, fAngAng1.pri, whole genome shotgun sequence DNA encodes the following proteins:
- the hs3st1l1 gene encoding heparan sulfate (glucosamine) 3-O-sulfotransferase 1-like1 encodes MACLLASVFFLVLQTHAASPPPDHTPRGEGPGSESLNLLANETEEYAPLVGPPGTSKRVPQSIIIGVRKGGTRALLEMLDIHPDIVVAATEVHFFDWDENYAKGLDWYRNLMPFSFEQQITVEKTPGYFTSPLAPERIRRMNGSAKLLLILRDPTERVISDYTQVYYNRLESRKPVQVIEDVLVRNGALNTRYKAIHRSLYDVHMRGWLRHFPLEQIHLVDGDTLIRDPLPELQKVERFLRLPPRITASNFYFNQTKGFYCIRSDGRERCLHESKGRPHPVVNGTILQQLRCYFQEHNRNFYRMVKRSFDWH; translated from the coding sequence atggccTGCCTCCTTGCGTCTGTGTTCTTCCTGGTTCTGCAGACGCACGCGGCCTCCCCGCCCCCAGACCACACCCCCAGGGGGGAAGGGCCAGGGTCTGAGTCCTTGAACCTCCTGGCGAATGAGACAGAAGAATACGCTCCGCTGGTGGGGCCCCCGGGGACCAGCAAACGGGTCCCACAGAGTATCATCATCGGGGTCCGCAAGGGGGGCACACGGGCCCTGCTGGAGATGCTGGACATCCACCCGGACATCGTGGTGGCCGCCACCGAGGTGCACTTCTTCGACTGGGACGAGAACTACGCCAAGGGCCTGGACTGGTACCGGAACCTGATGCCCTTCTCGTTCGAGCAGCAGATCACGGTGGAGAAGACGCCGGGCTACTTCACCTCGCCGCTGGCCCCGGAGCGGATCCGCCGGATGAACGGCTCGGCCAAGCTGCTCCTCATCCTGCGCGACCCGACGGAGCGCGTCATCTCCGACTACACCCAGGTCTACTACAACCGCCTGGAGAGCCGCAAGCCCGTGCAGGTCATCGAGGACGTGCTGGTCCGCAACGGCGCCCTCAACACGCGCTACAAGGCCATCCACCGCAGCCTGTACGACGTGCACATGCGCGGCTGGCTGCGCCACTTCCCGCTGGAGCAGATCCACCTGGTGGACGGGGACACGCTGATCCGGGACCCGCTGCCCGAACTGCAGAAGGTGGAGCGCTTTCTACGCCTGCCGCCCAGGATAACGGCCTCCAACTTCTACTTCAACCAGACCAAGGGGTTCTACTGTATCCGTAGCGACGGGCGGGAGCGCTGTCTGCACGAGTCGAAGGGCCGGCCGCACCCCGTGGTGAACGGGACCATCCTGCAACAGCTGCGCTGCTACTTCCAGGAGCACAACCGCAACTTCTACAGGATGGTCAAGCGCTCCTTTGACTGGCACTAG